ACTTGTAACTCCAGTGGCTGATCTGCATCAGGATGGGCAGCAGGTCGATGCCCTTCTCCGTCAGGCTGTACACCACCTTCTGCCGGTGGCCGGGGTCCTCTGCCTTGGTGATGATCCCCTCCGCCAGCAGCAGCTGTAGGCGGTCCGCGAGGATGTTCGAGGAAATCCCTTCCTCGGACTGGAGCATCTCGCGGAAGTGCTGCTTCCCGGTGAACATCAGGTCACGGATGATCAGCAGCGTCCAGCGGTCACCGAAGATGTCGAGCCCCAGACTCACCGGACACCCCGACCTGAGCTTCTCACCTTTCGTCATGCCTACCTCTCTGCTTGCATTTTTGCATCAGTGCGACTAAGGTGCAACTGGTTGTGAAACAAGAGTAGTCAACGGCCTGGGTACGGTCCTGGCTGACGTCGTGACCCACAACCCTGGAGGGCTCCAAGATGCGGTACAACAGACTCGGCAGCACCGGACTTTTCGTTTCAGAACTGGCCTTCGGCACCATGACCTTCGGGGCCAGCGGACCCTTCGAGGTGATGGGTTCTGTCCAACAAGCGGAGGCTGACGCCCTCTTAGCCCGCGCCTTCGAGGCCGGAGTCAACCTGATTGACACGGCCGACACCTACTCGGGCGGCAACTCCGAGCGCATGACCGGGCAGGCGCTGAAGAACTTGGGCGTGCGGCGTGAGGACGTGATTGTTGCCACCAAGGTCTTCGGCGACATTGGCACGGGGCCGAACGCGCGCGGGTCCTCGCGCGCCCACATCCTCGACGCCGCCTCGGCAAGTCTGGAACGGCTGCAACTGGACCACATCGACCTGTATCAGCTCCACGGCTTCGACCCCGCCACACCCGTCGAGGAGACCCTAATTGCCCTGAACGACCTTGTGCGGCAGGGCTTGGTGCGCTACATCGGCGTGTCGAACTGGGCAGCGTGGCAAATCGCTGGGGCGTTGGGTCTCTCCAAGCAGCACGGGCTGACACGCTTTTCCTCCTTGCAGGCGTACTACACCCTGGCGGGCCGCGACCTGGAACGCGAGATCGTGCCGATGGCCCGGAGCGAGGGGGTGGGCGTCCTGGTCTGGAGTCCGCTGGCAGGCGGCCTGCTGAGCGGCAAGTTCAGCCGTGAGACCAGCACCGAAGGCACTCGGCGCGCCGCCATGGCCTTTCCACCTGTGGAGATGGAGCGGGCCTACAACGTCATCGACGTGCTCCGGAACTTGGCCGAACAGAAAGGCGCCACGGTCGCGCAGCTCGCCCTCGCCTGGCTGCTGCACCAACCCCACGTCACCAGCGTGCTGCTCGGCACCCGCAGGATGGAGCAACTGGAGGACAACTTGGGCGCCGTAGATGTGCGGCTGTCGGAAGACGAGTTGCGTCGTCTGGGAGAGATCAGTCAATTGCCCGCCGAGTACCCCGGCTGGATGCTGGAGCTGTGGAGTCAGGGGCGCCGCCAGCAGTTGACGGCAGTTGACGGCCGATGAACGGTTCCAGCTTCTCCGAATCATCCCGCTCTCGTTCCGGAAGGACGCCATGACCCTGACCGACTACCGCACGCTGGGTTGCTCGGGTCTGATCGTCAGTCCGCTGGCGCTCGGCACCATGACCTTCGGCACGGCGCGTTGGGGTTCGTCCGACGAGGTTTCGGAAACCGTCTTCAACGCCTACGTTGGGGCGGGCGGCAATTTCATCGACACTGCCGACGTGTACTCTGGCGGGCACAGCGAGGAACTGGTCGGCAAGTTCGTCGAGGACCACAGGTTGCGTGACCGTGTGGTGCTCGCCACCAAGTTCACCTTCAGCGGTGGGCGCGGCAATCCCAATGCCAGCGGGAACGGGCGCAAGAACATGTACCGGGCGCTGGAGGGGTCCCTGCGCCGATTGAAGACGGACTACGTGGACCTGTACTGGATGCACGCCTGGGACGGGGTAACCCCGCCCGAGGAGGTGGTGGGGTCTTTGAGCGACCTCGTGCGGGCGGGACGCATCCGCTACTACGGGTTCTCGAACGTGCCCGCGTGGTACACGGCGAGGGTCGTCACGCTGGCAGAGGCTCACGGTCTGCCGGGTCCCGTCGCCCTCCAACTCCAGTATTCGCTGATCGAACGCTCCGTCGAGGTCGAACACGTGCCCGCCGCCCGTGCCCTGGGTCTGGGCCTGACTCCCTGGAGTCCGCTGGCGGGCGGCTTCCTGTCGGGGAAGTACAGCCGCGAGACGGCCTCTGCCCGCAGCCAGGACCGCCTGAGCGGCACGAATCCCTTCGGGGACACCAAGTTCACGGAACATAACTGGGGGGTCCTGGACGCCCTGCGCGAGGTCGCCCGGGAGGTGGGTCACACGCCCGCCGAGGTGGCCCTGGCCTGGGTGAGGGCTCAGCCCGGCGTGACCGCGCCCATTCTGGGAGCGAGCCGGACCGAGCAGTTGCACGACAACCTGGCGGCGCTGGAACTGACCCTGACGCCACCGCAGCTCGCGGTGCTGGAGGAGCGCAGTGCCCCCGGCCCGAACCACGGCATGGCAGCGGTGCTGAAACGCGCCGTGTTCGGTGGTGCCTCCGTCGAGGGTTGGCGGTAGTTGACCAAAAGGTGGCCGACCTTCAGCCTGGCAGCGGCCCCAAGAATTCCCGGCAGCCGCTGGAACCCGGCTTGCGGCTGGCAGATCACGGTCTGGCCGTTCTCGACCCGGTGACCGAACACTTCCCCGTGGACGACGGGGCGAGCGGCGCTGGCGGGCCAGGCCCCGGAAGCGGCGGGCGTTCACTTCGGGTGGCTGGCGTCCTTCGGTCAACAATCCGACGTCGAACACCTTGACTCAGCAACGGCTCGGCTGGCGTCCCGTACAGCCAACACTTCTGGAGGACCTGGACCGGGAGTCGTACTTCACGGCCTGAGGGCCTAACTTTCCTTATGTAAGGGCCGCGCAAGACGGTGCGCCTACAGTCAGGGGATCGGGCATTTCCGGCCCACCTGACGAGGACACCATGCTGCCATTCGACATCTTGAGCATTCTCGCCGTCGCCTGCCTGCGAACGGGTATCGCCGTCTGTGTCGCGCTCCGCGCCTGGCAGGACCGCCCCGCGCGGCTGTATGTGGTGCTGGCAGCCCTGATGCTGTTCAACGACGCGCTGATCCTGCTGAGACTGGGGATGAGACCGGAAGACTCCTACGCCCTTGAAATCAGCTCAATGCTGTGGCTGTGCGGGATGGCGACCACCTCCTTCCTGCTCTACAGCAGCCTGTTCGTCCCGCAGTGGTGGGTGGGCAGGCGCCCCATCCGCCTGATCGCCGCGCCGTACCTGGTGTGCAGCGCGCTGCTGGCCCTGGACCTGCTGGTCGGGCGGGGATGGGCCGTGGCCCTGGTGCCCGACGCGAACGGCATGTACGACGCCGAACCCGTCACGCGGCTGGGGCAGGTGCTGGTGCTGGCCTTTGCGCTCCGGTGGTTCGTGGAGCTGGGGGTGCTGGGGACGGCGTTCTGGCGCCAGCGCGAGGACCGGGTCATCATCGGCGCGCTGATCCTGGCGGCCGTCGCCGGGTTCGCGGTCTGGCTGGCGCTGAGCGTGAGCGGGCAGTTCGCCCACCCCCTGATCGCGCTGCTGCCAAGCCTGCCGCAGCACCTGATCCTGGCGTACCTGGCCGTCCGCACCCGGCTGTTCGAGCCCACCCGGGTCGCCCTGGACCTCGCCCTGCACGCTATGAGCGAGGCCGTAGCCGTGCTCGACCGGCAGGGGAAGGTTGTGTACGCCAACCCCTCCGCCCAGCACCTGGGCTTGCTCACCGAACGTTCCTTCGCCGCGAACCTCTTGGCGGCGGGTCTTCCTCCACAAGACGTGGCCGGGCTGGTCGAGGGAACGGGCCGGTCCCGGCAGATGATCTTGCTGCGGCAGCGGCGCCTGCACGTCGGCCTGACGCCGGTGCAGGGCGGGCGTGGCCGGACGCGGGGCACCCTCTTTCTGGGCCGCGACGTGACGGAACTCGAACAGCGCAACGCCGAACTCTCCCACCTGGCCGGGCACGACGCCCTGACCGGGCTGCCCAACCGCCGCTCGCTGGGCGAGGCCCTGGAGCGCACGGTCCTGCGGGCGCGTCAGGGCCAGCCGGGCGTGCTGATGTTTATCGACCTCGACCAGTTCAAGCTCGTCAACGACACCCTCGGGCACGCGGCGGGCGACGAACTGCTCGTCGAGATCGCCGGGCTGCTGCGGGGAGAGCTGCGCGGGGACCACCTGATCGCCCGGCTGGGGGGCGACGAGTTCGCGGTGCTGCTAGAGGGCCGTGACCTCGACGGGGGCCAGGTGGTGGCTCAGCAACTCCTCGGGGCGATCTCCCGCTACGAGTTCACCCGCCAGGGGCGCTCCTTCCGGGTGGGGTTCAGCCTGGGGCTGACGGTGGTGGACGGCCAGCGGGGCGCCCAGGACCTCCTCGCGCAGGCGGACGTGGCGATGTACCACGCCAAGGCCCGGGGCGGGCGCCGAGTCGTCATTTTCGAACCCGAGCAGCACGATGTGCTCCAGGTCGAGGAGACCCGCAACTGGTCGGTGCGGTTGCAAGAGGCCCTGCGCGCGGACGGTTTGGAATTGCACTACCAACCAGTCGTGAACCTGGCTGACCGCCAGGTCGAGCATCACGAGGCGTTGCTGCGGTTGCGTGACGAGGACGGCGGCCTGGTCCTGCCCGGGCAGTTCCTCCCGGCCGCCGAACGCTACGGCCTGCTGCCCGACCTCGACCGCTGGGTGATCGCCCGGGGCATCCAGACGCTGGCGGAGCACCCGGGTCTGCGCCTGCACCTCAACCTCTCGGGCACGTCGCTGGGGGACGAGGAGCTGCCGACCTTCATCGAGGCCGAACTTACCCGGGCCGGAGTCGAGCCCACCCGGCTGGGCTTCGAGATCACCGAGACCGAGGCCATCCGCGACTTGGAGCGGGCCCGGGGGTGGGCCGAGCGGGTGGGCGCCCTGGGCTGTCCGCTCGCTCTCGACGACTTCGGGGTGGGCTTCACGTCCTTTGCGTACCTGCGGGCCCTGCCGGTGGACGCTGTCAAGATCGACGGGTCCTTCGTGCGGGATCTGGAGCACGATGAGGTGAGCCGCGAGATCGTCGGCGCGATCACCCGCCTCGCCCGCGCGATGGGCAAGCGGGTGGTCGCCGAGTGGGTGGAAAACGAAGGGGTGGCCGAGTGGGCCCGTCGTCTGGGGGTGCACCTGGGTCAGGGCTACGGCCTGGGTCGGCCCGGTCCCGGGCTGCCCTGCGCCCCAGACGAGGACGCCTCCACGCGGAAGAATTCAGAGGTTGCGCAGACCACCGGCGCGTGAGCCCAGAGCCGAAGCCTAGGCGAGTGGGGCAGCGTGGGAAGGTAGCAGCTACCCAGCGCGCCGGAAGGGAGGAAGGAGGGGGAAGGGAACGCACACCTCTCCCGTGTTGATCTCCTGAAGGTGGAACTTCCCTGCGCCAGCTCGATGACCTGGAGCCCAGGGCCGACGAAAGCCAAAGCAAAAGGCGACCCGGAAGCCGCCTTGATTCCACTCACTTCGCGTGGGAGACAACCCCACGTCAAGGCGATGCGCCGCCGTGGGCGCTCAGGCGCAGGCCTCTGCCTTCCCCTGCCATCTGCCCTTTGACCCTCGCTCAGGGCTGATTTGTGTCGTTCGCCAGAGGTTCGCGGTCCGGGACAAAGGAGCTGGAGAGCGTTCGGTGTATTCCCGGCAAGCGGCGGTGGGGACACCAGTCGGCGAGTTGTGCCGCAACTCGTCCATTGAGCGAGCAACTTGCTCAAAACGCGCTCTGCCCTTCACGGGGTACCGTCAGCGGTTCGCGGAGCCATACCGGTGGTGCTCGCGCTCGGCAGGCACCCCAGGCCGACCAGGCTGGTCCTCACAGCCTGGTCCAAAGGGGTGTGCGGTTCCTCTCCCAGGAACGCCACCAGCCGCGCATTGTCCAGCTCGATGGGTGAACGCCACAACGGCCGCACCGCCACGAGTTCCCGCATCGACTCGTTGAACAACCCGCCCACCTGAAGCACCGGCCACGGAAACGGCACCGACCTCATCGCCGGGTTCCCGACCACCCGCCCAATCGCCGCGACCATCTGCGTCCCGTCGGCGTCCCAGTGTCCCCGAAAGTGAAAGCGCGCGAACGTCTCCAGGTCGTCCTCCCGGTCCATCAATCGGGCAAAGGTCTCGCCCGCGTCGGGCAGGTACGTCCAGGCATGGCCGACCCCCTGCTTCCCAGGGGAACTGACGCGCTTCACGGGCTGCCCAGGCTTGACCAGCCCCTGCGAGAACCAACTGCCCCCCGTTTTCGGCCCGAAGAAGTCTCCGAAACGCACGATCAAGGTCCGCACGCCCTTCTGGGACGCGTCCTCCAACTTCTTCTCCAGGGCGATGCGGATGGTGCCCTTGTGGGTGGTGGCTCGCTGTGGGGAGTCCTCGC
This sequence is a window from Deinococcus aestuarii. Protein-coding genes within it:
- a CDS encoding winged helix-turn-helix transcriptional regulator, with translation MTKGEKLRSGCPVSLGLDIFGDRWTLLIIRDLMFTGKQHFREMLQSEEGISSNILADRLQLLLAEGIITKAEDPGHRQKVVYSLTEKGIDLLPILMQISHWSYKYRPVGEAYLGVPEAGNQEDQSDWGERKAVLQRQHLPSPGQEQT
- a CDS encoding aldo/keto reductase, which produces MTLTDYRTLGCSGLIVSPLALGTMTFGTARWGSSDEVSETVFNAYVGAGGNFIDTADVYSGGHSEELVGKFVEDHRLRDRVVLATKFTFSGGRGNPNASGNGRKNMYRALEGSLRRLKTDYVDLYWMHAWDGVTPPEEVVGSLSDLVRAGRIRYYGFSNVPAWYTARVVTLAEAHGLPGPVALQLQYSLIERSVEVEHVPAARALGLGLTPWSPLAGGFLSGKYSRETASARSQDRLSGTNPFGDTKFTEHNWGVLDALREVAREVGHTPAEVALAWVRAQPGVTAPILGASRTEQLHDNLAALELTLTPPQLAVLEERSAPGPNHGMAAVLKRAVFGGASVEGWR
- a CDS encoding NAD-dependent epimerase/dehydratase family protein codes for the protein MTDSTPRIALVFGATGGIGSETAAALERHGWTIRALSRSGQPAGDTTGWEWVTGDSMDQGSIVRAAQGVQAIVHAVNPPRYANWSRLVLPMIDHTIAAARASGACILLPGTIYNYGPDAFPVLREDSPQRATTHKGTIRIALEKKLEDASQKGVRTLIVRFGDFFGPKTGGSWFSQGLVKPGQPVKRVSSPGKQGVGHAWTYLPDAGETFARLMDREDDLETFARFHFRGHWDADGTQMVAAIGRVVGNPAMRSVPFPWPVLQVGGLFNESMRELVAVRPLWRSPIELDNARLVAFLGEEPHTPLDQAVRTSLVGLGCLPSASTTGMAPRTADGTP
- a CDS encoding putative bifunctional diguanylate cyclase/phosphodiesterase, encoding MLPFDILSILAVACLRTGIAVCVALRAWQDRPARLYVVLAALMLFNDALILLRLGMRPEDSYALEISSMLWLCGMATTSFLLYSSLFVPQWWVGRRPIRLIAAPYLVCSALLALDLLVGRGWAVALVPDANGMYDAEPVTRLGQVLVLAFALRWFVELGVLGTAFWRQREDRVIIGALILAAVAGFAVWLALSVSGQFAHPLIALLPSLPQHLILAYLAVRTRLFEPTRVALDLALHAMSEAVAVLDRQGKVVYANPSAQHLGLLTERSFAANLLAAGLPPQDVAGLVEGTGRSRQMILLRQRRLHVGLTPVQGGRGRTRGTLFLGRDVTELEQRNAELSHLAGHDALTGLPNRRSLGEALERTVLRARQGQPGVLMFIDLDQFKLVNDTLGHAAGDELLVEIAGLLRGELRGDHLIARLGGDEFAVLLEGRDLDGGQVVAQQLLGAISRYEFTRQGRSFRVGFSLGLTVVDGQRGAQDLLAQADVAMYHAKARGGRRVVIFEPEQHDVLQVEETRNWSVRLQEALRADGLELHYQPVVNLADRQVEHHEALLRLRDEDGGLVLPGQFLPAAERYGLLPDLDRWVIARGIQTLAEHPGLRLHLNLSGTSLGDEELPTFIEAELTRAGVEPTRLGFEITETEAIRDLERARGWAERVGALGCPLALDDFGVGFTSFAYLRALPVDAVKIDGSFVRDLEHDEVSREIVGAITRLARAMGKRVVAEWVENEGVAEWARRLGVHLGQGYGLGRPGPGLPCAPDEDASTRKNSEVAQTTGA
- a CDS encoding aldo/keto reductase, whose protein sequence is MRYNRLGSTGLFVSELAFGTMTFGASGPFEVMGSVQQAEADALLARAFEAGVNLIDTADTYSGGNSERMTGQALKNLGVRREDVIVATKVFGDIGTGPNARGSSRAHILDAASASLERLQLDHIDLYQLHGFDPATPVEETLIALNDLVRQGLVRYIGVSNWAAWQIAGALGLSKQHGLTRFSSLQAYYTLAGRDLEREIVPMARSEGVGVLVWSPLAGGLLSGKFSRETSTEGTRRAAMAFPPVEMERAYNVIDVLRNLAEQKGATVAQLALAWLLHQPHVTSVLLGTRRMEQLEDNLGAVDVRLSEDELRRLGEISQLPAEYPGWMLELWSQGRRQQLTAVDGR